CTTCAAGATAACAAACTATCTGGGTTATAAattcctagttagtttgttcTTGTTTATTTAACACTTTATTATCCcgattttaaattttataaatttcggggtgttacaatggTTCAGCTCATTGATGCCCCCTACCCCAAAACTGGCACCCTTTCTCGATTTCAGTACTCTCTCCCACGCAACCCATCTGATTTTTCGAGACAAGTTTGCCCCTTTTCATAAATTATTATGCTTTATCCCTTCCAAAGTCTTAAGGACCCCACAAGGAGCCTGGAAGAGGGAAAGATAGTATATTGCAAGAATACCCAAAACTGACTTCACAAGGGTAATTCTCCATTAAAAAGAGAGACTTTTTTGTTGTCCAAGTAGACAGCTTGGCGTGGAACTTGTCCACTATGGACTTCCAACTAGAAACCCTCTTCATTTTGGCAACCACTGGTAGCCCAAGGAATATGAACGGGAACTTGCCTTTTTGACCCTATCCCAGCCTCTTTGACTGACACGAGGTCCGACCACAACAGTCTCCGCCTTCTTGGGTCAGCCGGAGCGTAAACATTGACGACACTCAATGGTACCCACAGACCTACAATACAATCCCTAACCAAAATGAAGTTCGGGTTCAACATCACATTTGAGGCCGAAAAAATGGACGGTTTCCACAATGAAACCAAACCACCAGATCTACCCTCCTGAACCACCGCtactgacgggtggtccataggacaacccttaaatgaTCTAATTGTACGCACATTTCATGTTTAAATTAGTTAAGTTGTGGAACTTGTTAACTACGAGGTAATTGGCTTTGCAGGTGATAAAGAGCATAAAAGAATGGATTTACAATGCTTGGATGGGAATTAACTTTGGAAGAAACAAGATAGAGTGGTAAAGAATTGCAAAAGGAAATCAAGGAACAAGTCCCATCCACCGTTGTAGCCTACGGTTCTTCCCGTAGGTTACAACACCCCTTTATGTGCCATGCCTTGCCGTACTCCAGTTCCTTGTTGCCGTAAGATATCAGAaggcgccgtaacctacggctggcgCTGTAGGTTACGGTGATGACTTGTCCGCCCCAAAACCCACTTagcgccgtagcttacggcgccgtgCTGGATGATTTTTGTAACTGCCCATTAAATGTCGGATTTAAGGTGTCTTTTGAGATCTAATCATTCTCATTTGGTTACTACAGTTCGAGAGACGAGTTTTTGGTGTTCTGGGTGCTTGAAGACAATTTCTAATCATTGGGTTTGTGTTTCTAACTGTTTTAAACATGGAAACTTGTGTGAGGATAAtgattcaagccatgagtggctaaactctTTTTGCTCATCCTGGATTGAAGGTTTTCTTGAGACATTTCATGTTTTGatctttatttctagaataatagacttgcaaCTTTTATTTGTTTACTATGGTGTGTTGATATTTGTTCGTAAATAGTTAATTGATGCTTTGATCATAGCTTCaatcatacgttcttggtgccattGGCAATCGAGATACTTTGTACAGAAACCCTACATAAGTTTGTAGGTAACCCTACAAAGTATGGAGCAACCCACATACTTTGTAGGTAATGTTGTATCATGTTAAAACTTTCCACGCCCTGGGATATCTTCTGAAACACTACCCGATTATCATTATCCTCTTTGAACCAATCAGATTCAAACACGTCTTCTACTCCCTCCGAGTTTTGATCAAAAGTCTCTGGGACCTCCTCCTCAACATCAATCCTTTTTCTCCCCTGTTTAACCTTAAACCTGCTCCTTTTCTTTTTGAATCCCAATCCAGAAACAAAGCTCTCCTTAGATTTTATCCCCAACAACATTTTTTTAAATCCCAGGGGAGTTTTCCTCTACGAATCCCTGTATCTGATGGTTCGAGACAATGAGAATAAGTTGGGATTAAGGATCTGAAGACATGGTCTTTTGAGATGGGGTTAAAGCCATGTAGGGCTTCAACGTGCCCTTCTGTATACTGATGATGATACGACCGGCTGCAACTGGGTTTATTGGGGATACATGGTTTGAAGTTTGGTTTGTTCTTGGGAGCTGGACCTAGAAGAATATGTTCCTGTGTGTGTTTGATGTTTACGGATTACTTAAGACATGGATTGGTTTGTGCTTATTGGCGGACTtggcactacaaaaaaaaaaaaaaaaaaaaaaaaaccatttagTGGCACACGTTTTCAATGGCATttggcttttgtgccactaatgAAGGTTTTTAATGGCACTTCGTGTGTGCCATATTTGCTTAAGACATAATTTAGTGGCGTTTAACATTCGTGCCACTAATTTAGGTTTTTATTGACACTTTGCGTATGCAATTGTAGATTTCAAGTGGTTAATTACAAAAATAACCTCTTTCCCGCACCCCAAATACAATATGGAACCATAGAGCTCTGAACCATTAaccaaatatattttttttcttagtGTGGGTGACTCGTTAACTCTTTTCATCCCAAAGTAAGTTTTTTTTATGTATCAGGTACATCAGTTTTataaaaacacaataatattacattttatatatttatgtataCTTTTATAATAaactaaatacaaaaaaattagcaaaagttataaaaaaatacGTTGTTATACGATATCTACATTGTTATAAGTTATGCTATACCTTATACCACATTTATGCcactaaaggtttcttttatatTATGGCAGaaaaaaaagtgccactaaaagggGAACAACTTTGTGTGGTAGATAGAAAAAGTGCTACTAAAAGGCTTTAGCGTCAGCGCTTCTAGTGGCACTTTTAATGTGTGCCGCCCATTTTTGCGTGTCACTAAATGACATTTTTTTTTGTGGTGCGGTGTTTATCGCAAGGCcttcaagtgggagattgttaGGTGTGAAGTCCTTAGGCTAGTTATTACTATTTGGCTTGTTTTATTGGATGTTTAGAAAGCTCGTTCGGTTTTCCTGTTCACCAAGCCTTAAACCCTAGATAGTCTCTATAAATCTTGTCTATGTAATTGTAAAAACTTGTCAGAGCTAATAATAAATCTCTATTTGCAGCCCATGGACGTAGGTTCTCCATTGGAACGGAACCACATAAAGATCTCGTGTTCGTGCAACTTGAGACCTAACAATGAATACGTTAAGGAAAATACCAATGCAGAGAACATGTGATCTTGGGGTTAATAGACTAAGAAATGGCAAAGAGCATGTATGATTGTATGCATGATATCAACTCTTCTGCTACTACCTACGTAGATGATGGCATGGTGTCTTGGCAGTATCAATATACATACAATTATTTGTGTCAAAAGTTGGTgacaaaaatatattttcaactttGGGAATTTTTTAAGCTTGCACTTATGTATTACAAGAAAAGTGATGCTAATGTATATAATTTATCCAAGTTCTAGACTTTGGTAGAACTATAATTGCTGTTAAGATTGATGATGAACAAGCTAGTTCTTAAACAAAAATCTAGCTAAATAAAGAGTAGTAGCAAGAAACATATTCCTTATTAATGACGGATGGAAACATGATACAACATTACCTACATAAGTTTTAACTTGACCCAAAGCGTGCTCCATACTTTGTACAGAAACCCAAAATATGTGCTTCTCCATACTTGGTTCACCACCAAAGGTCCAACAATGACCCAGAACCCAATAAAGAATCCAACCACCAAGCAGACTATCAACACCCAGTCAACATCATtttcttcatcattgttttcTTCACTTTTCGGCCCATCATCGTGAGTAGCTAATCCGCATACTTCCGGAAGAGGTGTCCCACATAGTCTATTTCCAATGAAGCTCGACTCGTTGAAGCTCTGGATCTGTGTGCTTGTAGGGATTCTACCTGTCAAACGGTTGTAAGATATATTCAACCAATTCAAGAAAGTCAAATTCGATATGCTCGATGGAATTTGTCCCTGAAGCATGTTGGAGGACAAATCCAAAGATTCAAGCAATTGCATATCACCAATGTTCTCTGGAATTCTTCCTGTCAACTGATTTCTTGATAGATTCAAATAACGCAACCCCACAAGGCTCATTAACTCATTAGGAATGTGCCCAGAAAACTTGTTACCTGAAAGAAATTGCATGTCACCAATGTTAAATTCGACCTTTTATACGTAATTACTTAAAAAAACCTACATCATAAAatcaaatattttttatttttaatttgtgTATAGTATTGCTATTTATAAAAATTATCTAAGCCTATTGAAACTGGTTATTACACATATGTAATCAAACCGATTACCTGAAAGGTCCAGGTTTGTAACCAAATAAAGTATGGTACTATATGAGTTCTCTCTTCCCTTGGTCACCAATGATGCACTGCCCGCAACTTGGTTCTGGTCAAATTCATCATAAACAATGATAGCACTTGAGTTTTCTTTTCCTGACATTATGCTAAAGTTGTTGAAACATGTTGGTATGTTGCCTGTTAGATTGTTGTCAGCAAGGTCTAAGATCTGAATTGAACGGAGACCACATAGTTCATTCGGAAACTTGCCAGATAGCTTGTTTGAACGAAGATTTAGAAGTTTTAACCTTGTAGATTTCCTCCAGTTTGGTGGCAGGGTAAATCCAGTGAGTTTGTTTTCAGCAAGATCGATGATCAACAAGCTCTTTGAACTCATCACTGACAGATGTAATATTCCAGAAAGATTGTTATTTCTTATGTTCAAAGATTTAAGGTAAGATAGTTCTCCTATAGACTTTGGGATTCCACCAGATAATCTATTGCTCTCAAAGTTTAAGACTTCTAGAGAATTCCAGTTATTCCAACAATCTGGAATAACACCAGACAGGTCATTGTTACCAAGATTAAGAACTTTTAACGGTCTTGAATATTGAATAGCATGACACAAGAATTTCTCTAGAGACCCTGAAAGATGATTGGATGAAAGATCAAGAAAAGGCAAGTCAGGTATGTTGAAAGAGGCGGGCAAGGAACCATCGAAACCGTTGTCACTAAGATCTACTACTGCATTTATTGAGAGGAAACCAAGATCTTGTGGCAACTTTCCTAGGATTCTATTGTGAGAAGCGTTTAAGAATTCTATGCCTGAGAACGTACTCCAAAACCAATGTGGCATGATGTCTGAAATGTTTGCATGTGATATATCCAACTCGGTCAAGTTTCTCTGAAACTGAAGCCATGAAGGAAAGTGAGGCCCCAAATCCCAAGAGCCTATTCTCAACACCTGTAATTGGAAAGGCGGAACCCATTTTCGAACATTTGGATGCAGGGTTAACTTGTTGTTCTCAGCCCTTAAAGTTTTCAGCGCTGTTAGATTTGAGAAGTGACGTACAGTGACCGAACCATTCAGCAGATTGTTATAAACACTGAAAAAGGTCAATTTTTGAAGGTTCCCTAAGCTTTCAGGTAGACTTGTGGTGAGTTGGTTGTTTGACAGATCTAACCACTCCAATGATGAAAGTCTTCCTATCGAATTTGGAATTCTACCAGAGATTAAATTGGCATTAAGTACCAACATCTTAAGATTTGGCAAAGATCCTATAGAATCTGGAATTTGACCTGATATGAAGTTGAATCCAAGATCAAAGGTTATCAGATTCTTTAGATATCCAAGCTTGTGAGGTAAAGAACCAAGAAGATTATTGCCCCAAAATCCGAAAGTCTCCAACTTCGATGATTTACATTCAAGGAAGTTATGAAGAAGCTCGGACACATTACCAAACAAAAGGTTAGATTGAAGATCAATGAACCTCAAGTTGCAAAGATTAACCAATGAAGTAGGCAACTTCTCAATGATTCTATTATTTGACAAGTCAAGGCTAACAAGTAAGCTCAAGTTCTGAAGGTCATGGAGAATTGGATTTGTAAGACCACATGTACTCATATCTAGAGATACAAGATTCCCTAAGTTAGATACCCCCTTCAACACTGATGAATGATTCATAAAATCATTACTAGAAACATGAAGACTCCTTAGGGATGTTAATTTCTGAAAACCAGGGTCCACTCCAGGGACTAGATTAGGGATAAAGCAGTTAGTGAGATCGATGGAAGTGAGGCTAGTTAGATTGAAGATCCATCCGGGCATGAAACTTGAATCAAAAGAGTTGTAGGAAAGATCAAAGGTGGAAAGTGATGTGAAATTCAGCGTGTTTAGATAACGAGGGATTTGAGAAAGTGAACAAGAAGCCAAGCGTAATTCTAATAGAGGAAAGCGAGTCATTACCTGTAGCCAGTTAATTTCAGCGCTAAGGTCATAGCCGCTTAAATCAAGGCGTTGCAACAAATGAATATTAGTTAACCAATGCAGATTCTTCACAGGAAAATTGCTTTCCCACAGCCCATATCGGAGATCAAGAACACGCAACATGG
The sequence above is drawn from the Helianthus annuus cultivar XRQ/B chromosome 12, HanXRQr2.0-SUNRISE, whole genome shotgun sequence genome and encodes:
- the LOC110894990 gene encoding receptor-like protein EIX2 → MKSFMILSSYSPSCVLWILTGLALCFSCCLCDESSSHILCIKSERAALLQFKTDLIDGANRLSSWNSYNKDCCKWAGVVCNNVTGHVQELHLGGPNDGIHGHCHGSYDTDAELEAASKQMLGGNINPSLMSLKQLKYLDLSCNDFGGIPIPAFIASLRNLRYLNLSTSQFDGQIPPQLGNLTMLRVLDLRYGLWESNFPVKNLHWLTNIHLLQRLDLSGYDLSAEINWLQVMTRFPLLELRLASCSLSQIPRYLNTLNFTSLSTFDLSYNSFDSSFMPGWIFNLTSLTSIDLTNCFIPNLVPGVDPGFQKLTSLRSLHVSSNDFMNHSSVLKGVSNLGNLVSLDMSTCGLTNPILHDLQNLSLLVSLDLSNNRIIEKLPTSLVNLCNLRFIDLQSNLLFGNVSELLHNFLECKSSKLETFGFWGNNLLGSLPHKLGYLKNLITFDLGFNFISGQIPDSIGSLPNLKMLVLNANLISGRIPNSIGRLSSLEWLDLSNNQLTTSLPESLGNLQKLTFFSVYNNLLNGSVTVRHFSNLTALKTLRAENNKLTLHPNVRKWVPPFQLQVLRIGSWDLGPHFPSWLQFQRNLTELDISHANISDIMPHWFWSTFSGIEFLNASHNRILGKLPQDLGFLSINAVVDLSDNGFDGSLPASFNIPDLPFLDLSSNHLSGSLEKFLCHAIQYSRPLKVLNLGNNDLSGVIPDCWNNWNSLEVLNFESNRLSGGIPKSIGELSYLKSLNIRNNNLSGILHLSVMSSKSLLIIDLAENKLTGFTLPPNWRKSTRLKLLNLRSNKLSGKFPNELCGLRSIQILDLADNNLTGNIPTCFNNFSIMSGKENSSAIIVYDEFDQNQVAGSASLVTKGRENSYSTILYLVTNLDLSGNKFSGHIPNELMSLVGLRYLNLSRNQLTGRIPENIGDMQLLESLDLSSNMLQGQIPSSISNLTFLNWLNISYNRLTGRIPTSTQIQSFNESSFIGNRLCGTPLPEVCGLATHDDGPKSEENNDEENDVDWVLIVCLVVGFFIGFWVIVGPLVVNQVWRSTYFGFLYKVWSTLWVKLKLM